The Dethiosulfovibrio peptidovorans DSM 11002 genome has a window encoding:
- a CDS encoding type II toxin-antitoxin system YafQ family toxin — translation MPKLKRSSQFKRDVKLQVKRGKDTDKLKKALQILVSGKELPEQYNDHPMLGNWDSHRSLHIEPDWILIYKVDQQTISLIRTGTHSDILKR, via the coding sequence ATGCCAAAGCTGAAACGATCAAGTCAGTTCAAACGGGACGTAAAACTACAGGTAAAACGGGGCAAAGACACGGACAAGCTGAAGAAGGCACTCCAAATCCTAGTCTCAGGGAAGGAACTTCCCGAACAATACAATGATCATCCTATGCTAGGAAACTGGGACAGCCATCGCTCGCTTCACATAGAACCCGATTGGATCCTGATATATAAAGTCGACCAACAAACCATTTCACTGATCAGAACCGGCACCCACTCCGACATCCTCAAAAGATGA
- a CDS encoding type II toxin-antitoxin system RelB/DinJ family antitoxin: MTACDSSIRVRIDSETKQKASEALSQMGLSISDAVRMTLVQIGTSGRLPFPVEIPNAKTRQAMAEIASGEGEKFQSLDDLYEDLGI, encoded by the coding sequence ATGACCGCCTGTGATAGTTCTATCAGAGTTCGCATAGACAGCGAAACCAAACAGAAAGCATCGGAAGCCCTCTCTCAGATGGGGCTATCCATATCCGACGCCGTCAGGATGACGCTGGTACAGATCGGAACGAGCGGACGACTTCCATTTCCGGTAGAGATCCCCAACGCCAAAACCAGGCAGGCTATGGCCGAGATTGCTTCCGGAGAAGGAGAAAAGTTTCAGTCTCTAGACGACCTGTATGAAGATCTCGGTATCTGA